The Sinorhizobium fredii USDA 257 region AATCACGATCTTTGGCGTTGCAGTGCTTTTAAGCGCTGCCGCAATGCCGGCCTTTGGGCAGTCGGCAACCTCGGGCGGAAGCACACCGGCGATCGCCACGCCCGGCACTCAAAACCCCGAAGCTCCCGTCGCAGGCAAGAACAGCTTTACGGAAGACCAGGCGCGCGAGCGGATCGAGGGAGCCGGTTACGCCGACGTCACGGGGCTGAAGCTCGACGACCAGGGAATCTGGCGTGCAACCGCGATGAAGGACGGCAAGTCCGTTGCCGTTTCTCTCGATTACCAGGGCAACGTCACCGCGCTCTAGGTCACGATGATTTCGGTCGGAAACGGGCGGAAATCTGCTCGCTTCCGTTTCCAGCGCTACAGAAAGGGAGAAGAAGATGAGAACTGTGGCAGGGCTTTTCGACGACTACCATGACGCTCGACAGGCGGTGAACGACCTGGAGGCAGCCGGCATTCCGTCGGAGGATATCAGCTTGGTCGCCAATAATGTCGGCGATCGCTATTCGGGCGAGAGTTCCGGGGCTGCAGAAGGCGCCGGCGTCGGTGCAGGGCTGGGTGCGACCGGCGGCGGCGCGGTCGGCCTCCTGACCGGGCTGGGGCTGATGGCCATACCGGGCGTCGGGCCTGTCGTCGCTGCCGGTTGGCTCGCATCGACAGCCGCGGGTGCCATCGCCGGAGCGGTGGCGGGTGCCGCCACCGGTGGCATCATCGGTTCGCTGACGGATTCGGGCATACCGGAGGAGGACGCGCATCTTTACGCAGAGGGCGTGCGCCGGGGCGGCACGCTGGTGGTGGCCAAGGTCGACGAGGCGCTGGTCCCGCAAGCCGATGCCATCCTC contains the following coding sequences:
- a CDS encoding PepSY domain-containing protein, giving the protein MKITIFGVAVLLSAAAMPAFGQSATSGGSTPAIATPGTQNPEAPVAGKNSFTEDQARERIEGAGYADVTGLKLDDQGIWRATAMKDGKSVAVSLDYQGNVTAL